Within Paenibacillus sp. RUD330, the genomic segment GTTTCTTATCAAGCCGATTCAGCCGATCCTTGGTGCTACCGCTGGATCGCCTTCCAGGGACCATGGGCGCCGCATGCCGCCGCGGCCGCCGGGTTCGACATCGCCTCTCCGACAGCGGATACGGGGCGCAGCAGCCGGCCGAGGCTTGCGCTCAAGCGGAGCATGCGCTACCTGCGGCAGCCTGCTGGAGCGCAGCTCGGCGCCGTCGCCTGCCTGCATGCCGTGCTGGCCGAGTTTGCCGCCGCGCGCGGCAGGGATGCGGGGCCGGAGCCCGGCGAAGGCTCCGACGACGGGGGCATCGCTTCCCAGATGATCCGGTATTTGTCCACTCAGTATGCGGAGCCGATCAGCATGGAAGGGATGGCGGAGTCGTTCGGCTACAGCCGGGCCTATCTGTCCCGGGTGTTCAAGCAGCATGCCGGCATGTCGCCGGTTTCGTTCCTCCTGCGGCTGCGCATCGACAAGGGGCGGCGCATGCTTCGAGAACGGCGGGATTTGACGGTCGAGCAGATCGCCTCGTCCGTCGGCTTGCAGGATGCCCTGTATTTCTCCAGGCAGTTCCGCCGTTTCCACGGCGAATCTCCGACCGATTACCGGGAGTCGGTCTGGCATTCCCTGCGTGAGCCTTGACCCGCAGCAAAATAAAACGGTCTGGACCGAAAAGGTCCAGACCGTTTTTTGGGGGGGATGGCAGGGCTTGCCTGCGCTCAGACCCATTCCAGCCGGAGAACGGCTTCCCTGCGTCCGGTCGCCGCGCCCATGTCGTTGACCATATCCTCGGGATAGGCTTCGCGGATCTTCCTGGCCGCTTCCGTCAGCTTCGCGGCGTCGAGGCCGCGAAGGCGGGCCGCCTCATCCGCCGCCTGCTCCAGCACGGAGGCGGCTATGACCGGCCATGCGCTCTCTCCGCCGTCCAGCACTTTGAACGCCACTCCGAGACCGGCTTCGGGAAGAGCCAGGGCGAACACTCCCTGCGCTCCGCTTTTGGCCACGATGCCCGAAGCGAGGAGGACGCTCGCCAGCCTGCCCTGCCCTTCGACCAGGTCGGGATAAGCAAGCATCGCGGCGGAGATCCGCCGGGCGGCGCAACGGAGCGGCTCATCCGCCCAGTCGTCGGGGGGACTCGCCAGCCGGGCATAGGCCAGCGCGAGCCTCTCCAGAGGAACGACGAACACAGGCAGGCCGCAGCCGTCGACGGCGCGTCCGATGGCGCTCTCGTCCAGATCCGTGAACAGGGCGATATGGCGGAGCAGCTCCCGCTGCAGCGGATGATCCATAGCCGTATATCCTTCCAGAGGCCAGCCGTTCATCCGGCAAAAGGCGAGCAGGCCGATATGCTTGCCGGAGCAGGTATGGTACAGCTTGCGCGGCGGCAGCTGCCTGCGCATGACCTCATCCCGTTCGTTCCGGCCGAGCGGATAATCGGGATGGAAAGCAAGCTGCTCCTCGCGGACGCCGGTCAGCTCCAGCATCTTTTCCAACAGCTCCACATGCCGCTCTCCTCCCCGATGCGATGCGGACATCAAGGCGATCGCGCCTTCAGGGAGCCCGTAATGCTCCATCAAGCCCGCCGCGATGCCTGCCGCGGCCTGCAGCGGCTTCGCCGTCGAGCGCATGAAGGAGACCGACCCGGCATCGCCTGCACATGCGGCCGGGTCGCCGGCCGCATGCCGCGCAGCCAGATGGCCGATATGGCTGTTCTCCTTCCAATTCCCTCTCGTCGTCATCGACAGCTCCACGCCGTCACGGAAAGCTTCGTTACGTTGTTCCATCCTCAGCATCCTTCCCGTCCCCCGCGGCCGGATTTGCCTGCCCGCGGGACGTTATCCTACCTTCATATTCCGCCGGCTATCCGCAGGTTCAAACCTTCCGGCTCCGGCAGCGTTCAACATGACGATTCATTATACCAGTCCGGGCGGGCCGTTCACCACTCCTTCCAAAGATACCCTCCCGCCGCAGCCAGCAATTAAGGTTTCAACGGACGTGCAGACGTTTATAAATTCAACAACAACCACTTGAAGGAGATGAACGGATATGGCAAACGAAACAACGGCAAAAAGCGGCGGAATGACAAAGGGACTTCTGATCGGCGGCGCGATCGGCGCGGCGGCGGCACTGCTGTTCGCACCGAAGGCAGGCAAGGAGCTCCGCTCCGATCTCGCCCGCAAATCTTCGGATGCGGCTGATTACGCCAAGCGTCAGGGAGCCATGCTCACCGAGCAGGCGAAGGGCGTCGCAAGCACGGCCGGAGAGAAGGCTTCCGCCCTCACCTCCAAGGTGCAGGAGCTGGCGGCCAAGGCCAAGGATGCGGCGCTGATCCAGCAGGATGCCATCAAGGAAACGGCCGCGACCGCGGTCGCAGAAACGAAGGACGCCGTGACGGACGTGAAGGACCATGCGCAGAAGGTCGCTTCGGAAACTGCTCGTCATATGGACAACATCAAAAGCGAAGCTTCCGACAACCATGACAAGGCGATGAAGGACACGCCTTCCATCACCAAATCCAACTCCAGCTTCAACAACTAAGGAGGCCGATGGCCATGAGCGGAGGCAGCCGGGAGGAATTTCCCCAGCCTGACGGCCAGGCCGGCAGCAAGCACCGGGATATCGAGGATGCGCGCAACGGCTCCATGGTTCAGGACGAGCAGGATATGAAGCGGCTCGGCAAGGACATGGAAAGGATGCGCACCAATTCCGAGCTTGAAGAGGATGGGCTCGTTCCCGATCCGGCCCAGGATTGATAGTCTCAAGCAGCGGCGCCGTCCATCATTGATGGACGGCGCCGCTTTTTGGCTTGCCCTCATGAATTCAGGGTGAACGCTCCATACTAAGCCGGGAGGTGCGCCACTATGAAAGACCATCACGCGGGAAATCTGTACTGGCCGCATACGCTCGCTGCCGTCCCTTCCTATCCCGCCCTTGAGGGCCATGCGAAGGTGCAGGCCGCCATCATCGGGGGCGGCATGTCCGGCGCGTTGTGCGGGCTTCTCTTTGCCAGGAGCGGCATCTCTTGCTGCGTGCTGGAAAGGGATTCCGTAGCCGGAGCAAGCAGCGCGGCCAATACCGGCCTGCTGCAGTTTTCCAACGACATCATGCTCTGCCGCCTGATGGAACAGATCGGCAAGCAGGATGCGGTACGCTTTTACCGCGCATGCAAGGATTCGGTGGAGCGCCTCGCCCTGGTGGCAGGCTCGCTTCCGGCGGACACCGGCTTCCGCCGCCGCAGCAGCCTCTACCTCGCTTCCACGGAAGAGGATCTTGCGGGCGTGCAGGCGGAGTACAAAGCCTTGCATGAAGCCGGCTTTTCCGTCGATTACTGGAGTCCCGAGGATATCCGGTCCCGCTTCCCCTTTTCCGGTCCCGGAGCAGTCGTGACCCGTGGCGATGCGGAAGTGAACCCTTTCCGCCTCGTCCATGCCCTTGCCGCAGAAGCGTGCGCGCACGGAGCGGCCGTCTATGAAGGGAGCGAGGTGGCGCGGCATGCGACCGGCTCCGATGGAGTCCATCGGCTGGAAACGGCAGCCGGAGCGATCGTCGACGCCGAGCATGTCGTCTACGCCGTCGGCTACGAGCCCGAAGAGCTGAGGGGAAAGCTCCTCAAAGCGGAAATCAACCGCTCCTTTGCCGGAGTCACGCCGGTGCAGCCATCGTTCTCCGCCTGGCACGAGCGCATGATGATCTGGGAGACGGCCCGCCCTTACCTGTACGTCCGCACGACTCCCGAGGGGAGAGTCGTCATCGGCGGCCTGGACGAGCCGGCGGCCGCTCCCGTCCATGACGAGCAGGAGCGCCTGCGCCGGATGGACAAGCTGTCCCGCCGCCTCGCCTCCATGTTTCCCATGCTGGACAGCACGCTCGAATACGAATGGAGCGCGGCTTTCGGAGAATCGCTGGACAATCTTCCTTTCATCGGCCGCGATCCTGCTTGGAGGAACGTCTACTACTGCCTCGGCTACGGGGGAAACGGAACCGTATACAGCATGATGGGGGCATGCATTCTCCGCGATCTCATCCTCGGCTCCGAGCATCCGCTGGCCGATCTTGTCGCCCTTGACCGTCCGGGCAGAATATGACGAAAGAAGCCTCCTTAGCCCGCGAACGGTCAAGGGAGGCTTCTTCTGCTTTTCTTTATTGCTGCGAGCTCGCCGCCGGAGTCTGGGCGGAGCCTGCAGGCTTCGCGGAGCTATCCGGGGTCGAGGTCACCTCGACATGCGGCTGTGTCTTGCGGATGAAGAACGCCAGCACCAGCGCGGCCGCGGATATCCAGGTCGCCACCAGGAAGGCGAGGTTGATGCCGTGGATCGTCGCTTCCTGAGTGATGTGCTGGATCGCTTTGGCGTTCGCCGCGTCTTTCGGATCAAGTCCGGCGGCGGTGATCATCTCGGCGCCCTTGCTCTTCGCGCTGCTGCTCATGATCGATACGAGCAGCGCCGTGCCGAGAGCTCCGGCAACGGTGCGCAAGGTGTTGGACATCGCCGTGCCGTACGCGATCATCCGCCTCGGGAGCTGGTTCAAGCCCGCGGTCATGATCGGCATCATGAGCATCGACATGCCGAACATCCGGGCGGTGTACAGCCAGATCAGATGTGTGTAGCTCATGTTGTCGGTCAGCCTGCTGAATTCGAACGTCGTCACGACCGTGATGGCAAGGCCGGTGACCGCCAGCCAGCGGGCTCCGACTTTATCGAAGATGATGCCGGTGACCGGACTCATGATGCCCATGAGGATCGCGCCGGGGAGCAGCAGCAGGCCCGCCTTCATCGGCGTGAAGCCCAGAATCTTCTGCAGGTACAGCGGAAGCAGGATCATCGCGGCGTACATGGCCATCGTCACGAGAATGTTGATGATGGTCGTCAGCGTGTACATATCGAATTTGAAGACGCGGAACTCCAGGATCGGGTTCTTGATGACGAGCTGGCGCCATACGAGCAGCACCAGGCTGACGCCCCCGATGATGAGCATCCAGAGGACGAGCTGGCTGTCCCAGCCTTTCGTGCCGGCTTCGCTGAAGCCGTACAGAAGGCCGCCGAAGCCGATTGTCGACAGAACGACGCCCCAGTAGTCAAGAACGGGCTTGGACTGCGGCAGCACGTTGCGCATGCGGAAAATGCCGAGAACCAGAGAAACGAGAGCGATCGGCAGGACGATGTAGAAGAGCACCGGCCAGCTGTAATGCTGGATGACCCATCCCGACAGCGTCGGGCCGACGGCAGGCGCGAAAATCATCGCGATGCCCATCATACCCATTGCCTGGCCCCTCTTCTCGACCGGGAAGATCGTCAGGAACACGACGTTCATGAGCGGCATCAGGATGCCGGCGCCGGCGGCCTGGATCAGGCGGCCCGTCAGCAGGACCGGGAACCCTCCCGCGACGGCGCAGACGACGGTGCCGATGCAGAACAGAACCATCGATAAAATAAACAGCAGCCTCGTCGAAAAACGGGCGACCAAGTAGGCGCTGAGCGGAACGAGGATGCCGTTGACGAGCATGAAGCCCGTCGTCAGCCACTGGGCCGTGTTCGTCGTGATGCCCAGATCCTCGGACATTTGCGGCAGGGCGACATTGATCAGCGTCTGGTTGAGCAGGGACACAAAAGCTCCTATAATCAATGCAGCTACCAGGGGAGCTCTTTTGAATCCGGCTGCTCCTCCAGCGGCGGTTGGACTTGCGGTACTCATACGGTTTTCACCACTCTCGCTTTCTCTCTATATCCAGGCTATGTCCCGGAAATTAACTCATTGAATTAAATTTTACTTCTAAAACGTTTGGAGCGTCAAACCGGCTGAGCCGCCGCCTACCGGACTATTGTCCGCAAAAGAGGCCTCCTGCTTCCGTTTAGGCTCGTTTTTGACCCCGCACAGCATCTGAAGGGCTGTTTCTTCTATATAAATGCGAATCGGATCGAACGCAAAAAAGCCGCCCGCAGGCGGCTGCATCGCATTCATAGGGCTCTTTAGGTCAGGATCGTCGTGGCGCCATTGGAACGGAAGATCGTCTCGGCTCCGGCCAGCGTATCCTGGGAAGGACCATCCGCCTCGTAGACGCTGTCCGACCCGTCCTTGCGATCGGCGATCAATACGATTCCGCCTTCGGCGACGGCGTCTCTCGCCTTCTCGGCCAGACCGTCGCTCAGCCCAAGCTCCTTGAAGATCGACTCGAACGGCGAATCTCCGCCGATGACATCGTCGGCAAGCACGTATCCTCCGGCAAAAAACGGCGCTCCGCCGCTGGAAATGGTATTGCCGCCGAACGGCGCGGCGCCGACGACAAAGCCCGTTCGATCCAGCGGGTAAGCTCCCGAGTCGTTGCGGCGTGCTTCCTTGATGTCCTGCAGCTCGTCGGCATGGACATCGGTATCGGATTCGATGAAGCGGATCGAGTCTCGGTCGCGTCCGAGAACCTTGATCTCTTCCGGCGCGAATCCTCCACTGCGGAGCGCCTGAACCGCCTTGACGGCATTTTCCTGATTGTCGAAAACAGCGATCGTCTTGCTCATTCTGACTTCCTCCTTCAATTCGGAATTTCAACACCTGTTCTCACTATTCCCCCGCGGTGTCCGTCCCATGCGGACCCCGCCGGGTCATGGCGCATACCGGTTCAGAACATGGGGATGATATAGCGGATCAAGAAGTACAGCACTCCGAAGAAAATGATGATGTAGGCGGCGTATTTGATGAATGTGGCCGCCACCATGCTGGAGTCCGATTTATGCTCGACATGCCGCTCTTCGACCTGTACGTTGCGGTTATCCATGTGCGGTTCCTCCCTTCGCTTGCGATTTCGCTTAGGGATCATTACCCATGCCCCTGGAAGGAAAAACCGCCGCTGGAAAGAATATATTTCAGGATGAACCGGTTCAAAGCTGTTTCAGACATCCACGGACAGGTTAATTGTCCTGTATGAGCATTTAATGAAATCATTTTTGTCATGACACTTAATCAGGAGAGGGATCTATGAACCAGAACGAGAAGTTCCAACTGCGCACCGAAACTCAGGAAGGACGCTGCATCGTCTACCTGAGCGGAGAGCTTGACCTTGACTCCGCGTCCCAGCTCAGAGCCGCCATGGCTCCCCTTATGGAGCTGACCGACCGCGAGCTCATCCTTAACCTGAGCGACCTTAAATATATCGACAGTACGGGAATCGGCATCTTCGTCTCCGTGCTCAAGGCCCGTCATGCCAAGAACGCACCCTTCGAGGTCGAAGCCATTCCTCCGGGTATCCGCAAGCTGTTCGACATGACCGGAATCACTCCTTTTTTGACCAAATCCTAAGAATTCCGCCTGCGCCGAGAAAGGACCGAAAAAAGATATGAATCCTGCAGAAGAAAGAATTGTTCTACGCCTCCCGGCGAGATCCGAATATCTGGATCTGATTCGTCTTACCTTGTACGGAGTCGCGACCAAAGTCGGCTTCACATATGAAGAAATCGAAGATATGAAGGTCGCCGTATCCGAAGCCTGCAACAACGCTGTGCTCTATGCTTACGCGGGGCATGCGGACTCGGACGGAGTTGGCGAAATGGAGATCCGTTTCGTCCGCACCCCCGATGCGCTGTCGATCATCGTCAAGGACGAAGGAGCCAGCTTCGATGCCGCTTCCGTCGCTCAGAAGGCTGAACCTCTGCATGGCAAGTCCATCCATGATATTCAGGCGGGAGGACTCGGCCTCTACCTGATGCAGGCGCTTATGGATGAGGTTGAAGTGCGCAGCGAGATCGGGACGGAGGTCGTTCTTACCAAACGTCTGGTAAAAAGTGGGGAATTGGCATGACCATGAACCCGGCTAGCCAATCGCCGCAAGCGGGCACGGCCTTGATTTTGGAATATCAAAGCAATCCCAACAACGATACGGCTACGCTGCTTATCACCCATTACGAACCGATGGTCAAGATGGCAGCCGGCAAAATCGCGCGGAATCGGCCCGATCTATACGAAGACTTGTATCAGGTAGGCCAGATGGCCCTGCTCCGATTGTTCGCCCAGTTCGACGCTTCGATGGGGGTGCAGTTCGAGCCCTATGCCATGAAAAGCATCATCGGCCATATGAAGAACTATCTGAGGGACAAGTCCTGGTATATTCAGGTTCCGCGCCGGATCAAGGAAAAAGGGATTGCCGTCCAGCAGGCTATCGACGAGCTGACCATACGCCTGGAGCGGTCTCCCCGTGTAGAAGAGATCGCGGAGCGGATGGAGCTTACGACCGAGGAGACGCTGGAAATACTCGGCGGCCGCGACTTGTACCATTATATTTCACTCGATACCCCGATATCGGAGGACGAGAGCACGACGACGCTCGGCGAGCTGATCGGCTCGCAGGCGGACGACTTCGACTCCGTCGACAAGAAGATGGATCTGCAGGCCGCTCTCCAGCAGCTGAAGCCCGAGGAGCAGCAGGTGCTGATGCTCGCGTTCGAGGAAGGCATTCCGCAGCGTCTCATCGCCGATCGCCTTGGCGTCTCCCAGATGAGCATCTCGCGCATTCAGAGGAGAGCCATCGACAAGCTCAAGCGGCTCCTGTCGGAAGACGGTCAAGCCTATGACGAAGCCTGATCCGCGCCTCGTGTTCTCATATCGTCTTTCACTGGCCGCATCCGGCTTGCCGGATGCGGTTTTTTCATCTTGCCCGGAGTCCGGTTGTAAGCCGCACCTCTTCGGGGTATGATGTTGAAGATCGATTCATCATGGAAGGAGGCGCGCCGATGATTCACCGCATGCTCCGTTATGCGACAGGCTGGGAATGGCATATCATTCAGGAGCAGCGGGATTCCGCCGCGTCGGGAAGCACGGATGAAGCGCCTCCTCCTCCTCTCGGAAGCCGCAAGTCGCGAACAGCTGCGCCCCCTTCCGGCCCCTCGGCCGCAGCGGAGGCTGCGGCGGAGGCTGCGGCGGAGGCTGCGGCCGAGGAAGGCCGAGCCGAGCAGACGGCCAGGCTGTGCGGAGAGCTTCCTTTTTGCAGCCCGTGGATCCGGGAAGCCTCGGAGCGCCGCCACAACCTCGTCTCGTACACGGAGGAGAGCGGCGGCGTCTCCATCCTCTCCGGCACGCTGATGATCCAGCTGTCGGAGCAAGGGCGCGACACCCGCCCCCTCCACTTCTGGCTGCAGAAATCGCGCCTCGTCACCTGGCATGAGGATCTGCGTCTGCCGCTGCGGCTGCAGACATCCGCCTGGTCCGATTCGCTGGAGCGCTGCGCCACCGCTCCCGAAGGCTTCGCGGTGCTGCTGAGCGCCGCGCTCGAGGTGTTCCACAGCGGCCTCGACGAATTCGAGCGGCGGCTGACCGGACTCGAGAATGCGGTGCATAACCGCAACCGGACCGCATTGCTGCCCGTCATCTTCGAGCGTCGCCATGACCTGCTTCACTGGAATCATCTGTTCCTCCCCGTCCGCGAAGTGCATGACGCCGCCAAGGAAGCGTTCATGGATGGAATCGTGCAGTCGGCCTCCTTCCAGCGGCTCAGCTACAAGCTGGAGCGGATCGACTCGCTGCTGACCCATTACACGTCGGAGATGGACACGCTGATCGCCATGGACGATGCGATCGCGAACTTCCGCGGCAACGACATCATGAAGACGCTGACCATCTTCACCGCCCTGTTCGTTCCGTCCACCATCGCGGGAACCTTGTGGGGCGTGAACTTTCTCCATCTGCCCGGCAGAAATTCCGAGTGGGGCTTCATCATCATGTGCGCCGCCGTCGTCGCCGTGACTTGCGCCCTCTATGCCTGGCTCTGGCACAAAGGCTGGACCGGCGATCTGCTCACCGACCGCCCTTCGGCTCCTTCTGGCGATTCCTCGGCTTTGCCGAATTCCAGATCGGCCGCACGGGCTCCCGAGCGCCGCCGACGCCGCAAGTCCCGGAAGGCGCCTTCCGCGGGCGGGCGAAGCCGGCGGCCTTATCCGGGGTCTCCATCCGAAGAAGAATAAACCTCTTTGCGCGATGCAAAGCGTTTATTCTTTTTTTGATTCCCGGTGAACGTTTCGCCGCCGGCAGGCGACAAATATTAAACTGCCGACAACAAATAAGCCGATGCGGGCCAAAAAACGCCGGAGGATCAGGATGGAACGAAGATGACGGATTCAAGCAAGCTCGCTGCGGACACTCCTCTCGGCAGCCGGGAAGCTCTCGCACGCAAGGGCAATCCGGATGCGCTGGCTTCGCTGCTTCACGAGCATTATCCCTTTTTGAAAAAATACTTGATCAAGCTTACGCTGAGCCTGCCTCATGCCGAGGATCTCGCTCAGGAAACGGCCATCCGCGCCATCGAAGGCATCAGGAGCTATCGGGCGGAAGCAAAGTTCACGACCTGGCTGCTGCAGATAGCGACCCATGCGTTTCTCGACGACAGGCGCAAGCAGGACCGGAGGATCCGCTGGCTGAGGGCGTATCGGGATTCCGAAAGGCTGCGATTGCAGCAATCCTGTCCCGGCTTGTCCATCGAGCTGCTCGAGGCGCTGGAGGCTCTGTCGGCGGAACATCGCGCCGCGGTGCTGCTCAAGCATTATTACGGCTATTCGTACGAAGAAATCGGAACGATGTCAGGCGTATCGCCGGGGACGGCCAAGTCGCGCGTCCATCACGGCCTCGCCCGCCTGCGGAAGGAGCTGGAAGTCCATGAAGGAATCTGATGGGAAGGAAGCGGCGGACGACATGTCGGCGGATGTCGAAGCGAGGCTTGTCCGCGAGCTGCGGCAGATGGACCGGGAGCTGCCGGAGGAAGGGAATCCCGGACTGAGCGAGCTGGAGGGGCTTGTACGGACCGTCCAGGCGAGACAGCGCCAGGCTTTGCTCCGCGATCTCCTCCTGTTTTGGGGCGTCGCCGCCCTCGTGCTGGGGGCTGTATTCTGCGCGGCTGCGTTCGCGCTCGTCCCTTATCTCGCCGCCCAGCTCCTCGTTACCGTCGGAGCGGCTGCCGCTTGCGTGCTCAAGCTTGCTTCCGGAAGAAAGGCGACCGCCCATGAGCAGGAATAACCCATCCATCAGCGATGTTTCGATCTATGTCTGGATTCTCCTCTTCGCCTTGCTGCTGGCCCAGAGCACCTGGCTGTTCATCGATGCGGGGCGCCGGGGCCGCAACCGCTGGTTTTGGGGAATCTGGGGTCTTCTTCATTTCCCTACTCCCCTTCTCGTCTACTTCGTCTGGTACAAGTGGATCAAGAAACGCTGAACGGGATGCCAAAAAGGCTGCAAGCTCGCCATCCGCGGATGACAGGCTCGCAGCCTTTTTCAGTTGAAGCCATGAGCCGTCAGCTGATCTGAATCCGGACCAGACAGCAGTCATCGGGCCGGTCCAGTCCTTCTTCTCCGCCCACCAGCTCCTGCAGCGATCCGGTATGGCGCACCGCGCCGGCCAGATGGTCCAGCAGCGTATCCAGCCGGCTCTCTTCCGGGCCGGTGACGAGCTCGAGCAGGCCGTCGGTGAACAGCAGCAGCTGATCGCCCGGCTGCAGCTTCAGGACATGCTTGGTGAAGGAGACATCCTCGAACATTCCGACCGCCATGCCTCCGCCGGACAGCCTTTCCTGCGGAAGGGAGGCATCACAGCGGACCAGGATGCCCGGCGGGTGGCCCGCATTGACATACTCGACGGTGCCGCTGGCCAGGTCCACGACAAGATAGAGAGCCGTGAAGTAATACTGGATGAGCTGATCGGCGAACTGCAGCTGCAGCGCCCGCCGGTTGAGCTCCTCCATGACGCTGACCGGCTCCACCCTCGTCACCATCGCGTCCCGCAGGACGGAAGCGATGAACATGCAGACGAGAGAGGAGGAGATCCCGTGGCCCATCGCATCGATGACGGCGATGCCGTAGCGGTTCTCATCGATCCGGTTCCACGCATAGAGGTCGCCGGAGAGCTCCTCGGACGGCTGATAGAGCGCGTCGATCCGGATGCCGCTTTCCTCCAGGCGGGCAGGCAATGCGGCCGACTGCACTTCCTTCGCGAGCTGAAGCTCCTCCCGGATGCGCCTGTCGCGCTCCTTATGCCAATCCTTCTCCTGCTTGAGCCGCAGCGCCACGCGGATCCGGGCGAGCAGCTCGATCCGGTTGATCGGCTTGGTGACGTAATCGATCGCTCCGGCATCGAGCGCCTCGGCCAGCTT encodes:
- a CDS encoding AraC family transcriptional regulator produces the protein MEKSFYYKVVPASEGGAEMPLEVLFAGESQTKPGHRLGPKVHDFYLLHHVLSGKGEFLCRGAVHRLEAGQSFLIEPGQLVSYQADSADPWCYRWIAFQGPWAPHAAAAAGFDIASPTADTGRSSRPRLALKRSMRYLRQPAGAQLGAVACLHAVLAEFAAARGRDAGPEPGEGSDDGGIASQMIRYLSTQYAEPISMEGMAESFGYSRAYLSRVFKQHAGMSPVSFLLRLRIDKGRRMLRERRDLTVEQIASSVGLQDALYFSRQFRRFHGESPTDYRESVWHSLREP
- a CDS encoding asparaginase, with translation MEQRNEAFRDGVELSMTTRGNWKENSHIGHLAARHAAGDPAACAGDAGSVSFMRSTAKPLQAAAGIAAGLMEHYGLPEGAIALMSASHRGGERHVELLEKMLELTGVREEQLAFHPDYPLGRNERDEVMRRQLPPRKLYHTCSGKHIGLLAFCRMNGWPLEGYTAMDHPLQRELLRHIALFTDLDESAIGRAVDGCGLPVFVVPLERLALAYARLASPPDDWADEPLRCAARRISAAMLAYPDLVEGQGRLASVLLASGIVAKSGAQGVFALALPEAGLGVAFKVLDGGESAWPVIAASVLEQAADEAARLRGLDAAKLTEAARKIREAYPEDMVNDMGAATGRREAVLRLEWV
- a CDS encoding YtxH domain-containing protein; translated protein: MANETTAKSGGMTKGLLIGGAIGAAAALLFAPKAGKELRSDLARKSSDAADYAKRQGAMLTEQAKGVASTAGEKASALTSKVQELAAKAKDAALIQQDAIKETAATAVAETKDAVTDVKDHAQKVASETARHMDNIKSEASDNHDKAMKDTPSITKSNSSFNN
- a CDS encoding FAD-binding oxidoreductase: MKDHHAGNLYWPHTLAAVPSYPALEGHAKVQAAIIGGGMSGALCGLLFARSGISCCVLERDSVAGASSAANTGLLQFSNDIMLCRLMEQIGKQDAVRFYRACKDSVERLALVAGSLPADTGFRRRSSLYLASTEEDLAGVQAEYKALHEAGFSVDYWSPEDIRSRFPFSGPGAVVTRGDAEVNPFRLVHALAAEACAHGAAVYEGSEVARHATGSDGVHRLETAAGAIVDAEHVVYAVGYEPEELRGKLLKAEINRSFAGVTPVQPSFSAWHERMMIWETARPYLYVRTTPEGRVVIGGLDEPAAAPVHDEQERLRRMDKLSRRLASMFPMLDSTLEYEWSAAFGESLDNLPFIGRDPAWRNVYYCLGYGGNGTVYSMMGACILRDLILGSEHPLADLVALDRPGRI
- a CDS encoding DHA2 family efflux MFS transporter permease subunit, producing the protein MSTASPTAAGGAAGFKRAPLVAALIIGAFVSLLNQTLINVALPQMSEDLGITTNTAQWLTTGFMLVNGILVPLSAYLVARFSTRLLFILSMVLFCIGTVVCAVAGGFPVLLTGRLIQAAGAGILMPLMNVVFLTIFPVEKRGQAMGMMGIAMIFAPAVGPTLSGWVIQHYSWPVLFYIVLPIALVSLVLGIFRMRNVLPQSKPVLDYWGVVLSTIGFGGLLYGFSEAGTKGWDSQLVLWMLIIGGVSLVLLVWRQLVIKNPILEFRVFKFDMYTLTTIINILVTMAMYAAMILLPLYLQKILGFTPMKAGLLLLPGAILMGIMSPVTGIIFDKVGARWLAVTGLAITVVTTFEFSRLTDNMSYTHLIWLYTARMFGMSMLMMPIMTAGLNQLPRRMIAYGTAMSNTLRTVAGALGTALLVSIMSSSAKSKGAEMITAAGLDPKDAANAKAIQHITQEATIHGINLAFLVATWISAAALVLAFFIRKTQPHVEVTSTPDSSAKPAGSAQTPAASSQQ
- a CDS encoding general stress protein, coding for MSKTIAVFDNQENAVKAVQALRSGGFAPEEIKVLGRDRDSIRFIESDTDVHADELQDIKEARRNDSGAYPLDRTGFVVGAAPFGGNTISSGGAPFFAGGYVLADDVIGGDSPFESIFKELGLSDGLAEKARDAVAEGGIVLIADRKDGSDSVYEADGPSQDTLAGAETIFRSNGATTILT
- a CDS encoding STAS domain-containing protein: MNQNEKFQLRTETQEGRCIVYLSGELDLDSASQLRAAMAPLMELTDRELILNLSDLKYIDSTGIGIFVSVLKARHAKNAPFEVEAIPPGIRKLFDMTGITPFLTKS
- the rsbW gene encoding anti-sigma B factor RsbW produces the protein MNPAEERIVLRLPARSEYLDLIRLTLYGVATKVGFTYEEIEDMKVAVSEACNNAVLYAYAGHADSDGVGEMEIRFVRTPDALSIIVKDEGASFDAASVAQKAEPLHGKSIHDIQAGGLGLYLMQALMDEVEVRSEIGTEVVLTKRLVKSGELA
- a CDS encoding sigma-70 family RNA polymerase sigma factor; its protein translation is MTMNPASQSPQAGTALILEYQSNPNNDTATLLITHYEPMVKMAAGKIARNRPDLYEDLYQVGQMALLRLFAQFDASMGVQFEPYAMKSIIGHMKNYLRDKSWYIQVPRRIKEKGIAVQQAIDELTIRLERSPRVEEIAERMELTTEETLEILGGRDLYHYISLDTPISEDESTTTLGELIGSQADDFDSVDKKMDLQAALQQLKPEEQQVLMLAFEEGIPQRLIADRLGVSQMSISRIQRRAIDKLKRLLSEDGQAYDEA
- a CDS encoding magnesium transporter CorA family protein; the protein is MIHRMLRYATGWEWHIIQEQRDSAASGSTDEAPPPPLGSRKSRTAAPPSGPSAAAEAAAEAAAEAAAEEGRAEQTARLCGELPFCSPWIREASERRHNLVSYTEESGGVSILSGTLMIQLSEQGRDTRPLHFWLQKSRLVTWHEDLRLPLRLQTSAWSDSLERCATAPEGFAVLLSAALEVFHSGLDEFERRLTGLENAVHNRNRTALLPVIFERRHDLLHWNHLFLPVREVHDAAKEAFMDGIVQSASFQRLSYKLERIDSLLTHYTSEMDTLIAMDDAIANFRGNDIMKTLTIFTALFVPSTIAGTLWGVNFLHLPGRNSEWGFIIMCAAVVAVTCALYAWLWHKGWTGDLLTDRPSAPSGDSSALPNSRSAARAPERRRRRKSRKAPSAGGRSRRPYPGSPSEEE
- a CDS encoding sigma-70 family RNA polymerase sigma factor, giving the protein MTDSSKLAADTPLGSREALARKGNPDALASLLHEHYPFLKKYLIKLTLSLPHAEDLAQETAIRAIEGIRSYRAEAKFTTWLLQIATHAFLDDRRKQDRRIRWLRAYRDSERLRLQQSCPGLSIELLEALEALSAEHRAAVLLKHYYGYSYEEIGTMSGVSPGTAKSRVHHGLARLRKELEVHEGI
- a CDS encoding YxlC family protein is translated as MKESDGKEAADDMSADVEARLVRELRQMDRELPEEGNPGLSELEGLVRTVQARQRQALLRDLLLFWGVAALVLGAVFCAAAFALVPYLAAQLLVTVGAAAACVLKLASGRKATAHEQE